In the genome of Deinococcus sp. YIM 77859, one region contains:
- a CDS encoding NPCBM/NEW2 domain-containing protein, whose translation MSYPWQDRLDPPGSNPYANGRQYAWQGVRAASVLGPQAVPGGDNYLSDVTYTSATNSWGPIEKDRSNGEQGAGDGRPLTLNGQTYTKGLGVHAHSELVYTLTTPCTAFTASVGVDDEVGSRGSVIFQVYGDGRLLYDSGRLTGASPTQAVQVDLSGVGTLRLVVTDGGDNIDYDHADWADAKVSCAPPPPPSTTSFLSDLGTLAASNGWGPFEKDRSNGEQLSGDGRPLTLNGQTYTKGLGVHAHSSLRYALGGNCTAFTASVGVDDEVGSRGSVIFQVYTDGTLAYQSPLLTGASPTQAVQVDVSGKQELRLVVTDGGDNIDYDHADWADAKVTCSSQAASVTSVTVSPSSASLPEGSSLALKADVQGTGAYSKDVTWTSSAPSVATVSPDGTVTAVAAGQATIKATSTADPSKSGSAQITVTAKSTLPPDGIRVNFQPARSAVPEGYIPDTGLAYSEARGYGWVREDSLSAASHVPLDISPNTRDRAITGVDARLNTLIHMQAVTSTSSLPNVQIPAAWEYALPNGVYTVTVSAGDPSNSFDSTHQLNIEGQVAIAAFKPTDTRKFRAATLRVNVTDGRLTVDARGGSNTKINYVIIAPGDRPSVRATNPEDAETMVAPSASMTADVNLPSSAIDLTSLTDQSVRLFEKATGAPVAASLNTSGGGDVVVLKPKTSLKSNTAYTFEITAALKDTRGTSFLPFRSSFVTGSPTTSGTNVAFEQVSLPTVPSKPYTAVEVGPDGKLYAATLTGEILRFSMLPDGTLDMPQVITSVQAAGGGPRTIIGLAFDPASTADNLILWISNNHFWDGRSDAPDWSGKITRLSGPNLETVQDYVVGLPRSIRDHATNSIAFKKGEPNVLYVLQGSNSAMGAPDNAWGNRPERLLSGALLRVDLSKITAPPLNVKTAEGGTYNPYAPGAPLTIYASGIRNAYDMVWHSNGQLYVPTNGSAAGGNTPGTPTPLPEACAQRADGPYTGPAVPALTSVGVQRDYLFRITPGGYYGHPNPARCEWVMNGGNPTDKVDPGEVTEYPVGTLPDRNWKGFAFDFGEHASPNGVIEEYTLAGNSALKNKLLVVRYSAGKDIIVLTPGGPNQDIVASQTLISGLTNFTFSPLDLTENRASGHLYVAQLDERTGSGTITLVRPK comes from the coding sequence GTGAGTTACCCGTGGCAGGACCGCCTGGATCCCCCGGGCTCCAACCCCTATGCCAACGGTCGGCAGTACGCCTGGCAGGGCGTACGCGCCGCCTCTGTCCTGGGACCGCAGGCGGTCCCCGGTGGAGACAACTACCTCTCCGACGTCACCTACACCTCCGCCACCAACAGCTGGGGCCCCATCGAGAAAGACCGCAGCAACGGTGAACAAGGGGCCGGCGACGGCCGGCCCCTCACCCTGAACGGCCAGACCTACACCAAGGGCCTGGGCGTTCATGCCCACAGCGAGTTGGTCTACACCCTCACCACCCCCTGCACCGCCTTCACCGCCAGCGTGGGCGTGGACGACGAGGTTGGATCACGCGGCAGCGTGATCTTCCAGGTCTACGGCGATGGCCGCCTGCTCTATGACAGTGGCCGCCTCACCGGCGCCAGTCCCACCCAAGCCGTTCAGGTCGACCTCAGCGGCGTGGGGACCCTTCGCCTTGTCGTCACGGATGGCGGCGACAACATCGACTACGACCACGCCGACTGGGCCGACGCCAAGGTTTCCTGTGCCCCCCCGCCTCCCCCCAGCACCACCAGCTTTCTCAGCGACCTGGGCACCCTCGCGGCCTCCAACGGTTGGGGTCCTTTTGAAAAGGACCGCAGCAACGGTGAGCAACTCTCCGGCGACGGCCGACCCCTCACCCTGAACGGCCAGACCTACACCAAGGGCTTGGGTGTTCATGCCCACAGCAGCCTGAGGTATGCCCTGGGCGGCAACTGCACCGCCTTCACCGCCAGCGTGGGGGTGGACGATGAGGTTGGATCACGCGGCAGCGTGATCTTCCAGGTCTACACCGACGGTACCCTGGCCTACCAGAGCCCGCTGCTCACCGGCGCCAGTCCCACCCAAGCCGTTCAGGTGGACGTCAGCGGCAAACAGGAACTGCGCCTCGTCGTTACGGATGGCGGCGACAACATCGACTACGACCACGCCGATTGGGCCGACGCCAAGGTCACGTGTTCGAGTCAGGCGGCAAGTGTGACCAGCGTGACTGTCAGCCCCTCCAGCGCCTCCCTTCCTGAAGGGAGTAGCCTCGCTCTCAAGGCGGACGTTCAAGGAACCGGGGCCTACAGCAAGGATGTGACCTGGACTTCGAGTGCACCCAGTGTTGCCACGGTGAGCCCTGACGGAACGGTGACGGCCGTCGCTGCGGGCCAGGCGACCATCAAGGCGACGTCCACAGCCGATCCCAGCAAGTCCGGCAGCGCGCAGATCACGGTCACGGCCAAGAGTACGCTGCCGCCTGACGGTATTCGCGTCAACTTTCAGCCCGCTCGCTCGGCGGTGCCCGAGGGGTACATCCCGGACACCGGGCTGGCCTACAGTGAGGCTCGCGGGTACGGTTGGGTGCGGGAAGACAGCCTCAGCGCCGCCAGCCACGTGCCGCTGGACATCAGCCCGAATACCCGGGACCGGGCCATCACCGGGGTGGATGCGCGCCTGAACACGCTGATTCACATGCAGGCCGTGACGTCGACCAGCAGTTTGCCCAACGTGCAGATTCCGGCGGCCTGGGAGTACGCGCTGCCCAATGGCGTGTACACCGTGACCGTGAGCGCCGGCGACCCCAGCAACTCCTTTGACAGCACGCATCAGCTCAACATTGAGGGCCAGGTGGCGATTGCGGCCTTTAAGCCCACCGATACGCGCAAATTCCGGGCCGCTACCCTCCGCGTGAACGTGACGGATGGCCGGTTGACGGTGGACGCGCGGGGCGGCAGCAATACCAAGATCAACTACGTGATCATCGCCCCCGGTGACCGCCCGAGCGTGCGGGCCACCAACCCTGAGGACGCTGAAACGATGGTTGCCCCCAGTGCGTCCATGACCGCGGACGTGAACCTCCCCAGCAGCGCCATCGACCTGACGTCGCTGACCGACCAATCGGTGCGGCTTTTCGAAAAGGCGACCGGCGCGCCTGTGGCGGCGTCCCTCAACACCTCGGGGGGCGGCGACGTCGTCGTGCTGAAACCCAAGACCAGCCTTAAATCCAACACGGCGTACACGTTCGAGATCACAGCCGCCCTCAAGGATACCCGGGGCACCAGCTTCCTGCCTTTCCGCTCGAGCTTCGTGACCGGTTCGCCAACGACCAGCGGGACAAACGTGGCCTTTGAGCAGGTGAGCCTCCCCACGGTGCCCAGCAAGCCCTACACAGCTGTAGAAGTGGGTCCGGACGGCAAGCTGTATGCCGCCACGCTGACGGGGGAGATTCTGCGGTTTAGCATGCTGCCCGACGGCACGCTAGACATGCCGCAGGTGATCACGTCGGTTCAGGCGGCGGGCGGCGGGCCGCGCACCATCATCGGTCTGGCCTTTGATCCCGCGTCCACTGCTGACAACCTAATCCTGTGGATCAGCAACAACCATTTCTGGGATGGTCGCAGCGACGCACCGGACTGGAGCGGCAAAATCACGCGCCTTAGCGGCCCGAACCTCGAGACGGTGCAGGACTACGTGGTGGGGCTGCCGCGCTCGATCCGCGACCACGCCACCAACTCCATCGCCTTTAAAAAGGGTGAACCGAACGTGCTGTACGTGCTGCAGGGCAGCAACAGTGCGATGGGGGCACCCGACAATGCCTGGGGGAACCGTCCTGAGCGCCTGTTGAGCGGCGCCCTGCTGCGCGTTGACCTCTCCAAAATCACCGCCCCGCCCCTCAATGTGAAGACGGCCGAGGGCGGCACCTACAATCCCTACGCACCGGGCGCTCCCCTGACGATCTATGCCAGCGGCATCCGCAACGCCTATGACATGGTGTGGCACAGCAACGGTCAACTGTACGTGCCCACCAACGGTTCGGCTGCGGGGGGGAACACGCCGGGGACGCCCACGCCGCTGCCCGAGGCGTGTGCTCAGCGGGCCGACGGACCCTACACCGGCCCTGCCGTGCCGGCCCTGACCAGCGTGGGGGTGCAGCGCGACTACCTCTTCCGAATCACACCCGGCGGCTACTACGGTCACCCCAATCCGGCTCGCTGCGAATGGGTGATGAATGGTGGCAATCCCACAGACAAGGTGGATCCGGGCGAGGTGACGGAGTACCCGGTAGGCACCCTGCCGGACCGCAACTGGAAGGGCTTTGCTTTTGACTTCGGTGAGCATGCCTCGCCCAACGGTGTGATCGAGGAATACACGCTCGCGGGCAACTCGGCCCTGAAAAACAAGCTGCTCGTGGTGCGCTACAGTGCGGGCAAGGACATCATCGTACTCACCCCGGGTGGCCCCAATCAGGACATCGTGGCCTCGCAGACCCTGATCAGCGGGCTGACCAACTTCACCTTCAGCCCGCTGGATCTCACCGAGAACCGGGCCTCTGGACACCTCTACGTGGCGCAGCTTGATGAACGCACCGGCAGCGGCACGATCACGCTGGTCCGTCCCAAGTGA
- a CDS encoding WD40 repeat domain-containing protein has product MIYAKTLLAAALLWSSGLAAAPPSPSVTPHLLRVLPASSVYVTALAMSADGRTLATGGGEGFIRLWPLRSDQRGPSLRQPAAVTALALSPDGRTLAAGGADRRVRLWNVGSGTLLHTLELDAYHVTAVAFSPDGQTLATASGDNSAQASSANSVKLWDVASGRLQGSLRGHTDVVTTVAFSADGRLLASGSRDRTVRLWEVGTRLPLRTLTGHGDYISAVAFQPGGELLASASWDTSVRLWRVPDGQERGSLRGHAGPVTALAFSPDGQLLASGGQDRQTLLWNVRSRERLVSLRGHGGEVSGVAFGPALLASAGGRDGTVRLWELGPPR; this is encoded by the coding sequence ATGATCTATGCCAAGACTCTGCTGGCGGCTGCGCTGCTCTGGAGTAGCGGTCTGGCCGCCGCCCCCCCGTCCCCCTCGGTCACCCCGCACCTGCTGCGTGTTCTACCTGCCAGCAGCGTCTACGTCACCGCGCTTGCCATGAGCGCAGATGGCCGCACCCTGGCCACTGGGGGCGGGGAAGGCTTCATTCGGTTGTGGCCGTTACGAAGCGATCAGCGCGGCCCAAGCCTGCGTCAGCCCGCCGCCGTCACCGCCCTGGCCTTGAGTCCGGATGGCCGCACCCTGGCGGCAGGCGGCGCTGACCGCCGTGTCCGGCTGTGGAACGTGGGCAGCGGCACGCTTCTCCACACCCTGGAGCTCGACGCCTACCACGTGACGGCCGTCGCCTTTAGCCCGGACGGCCAGACCCTGGCGACGGCGAGCGGCGACAATAGCGCTCAGGCAAGTTCGGCCAACAGCGTGAAGCTGTGGGACGTGGCGAGCGGCCGCCTGCAGGGCAGCCTGCGCGGACATACCGACGTGGTGACCACGGTGGCTTTTAGCGCGGATGGTAGGCTGCTCGCCAGTGGCAGCCGCGACCGAACGGTGCGGCTCTGGGAGGTGGGCACCCGCCTGCCGCTGCGCACGCTGACGGGGCACGGCGACTACATCAGCGCCGTCGCCTTTCAGCCCGGAGGTGAGCTGCTCGCCAGCGCGAGTTGGGATACGAGTGTGCGCCTTTGGAGGGTGCCCGACGGACAGGAGCGGGGCAGCCTGCGGGGCCACGCGGGCCCGGTCACCGCACTCGCCTTTTCCCCAGACGGGCAGTTGCTGGCGAGCGGTGGTCAAGACCGGCAAACCCTGCTGTGGAATGTCCGTTCCCGGGAACGGCTCGTCAGCCTGCGCGGCCATGGGGGTGAGGTCAGCGGTGTGGCCTTTGGACCTGCCCTCCTGGCGAGTGCGGGTGGCCGTGACGGCACCGTACGGCTGTGGGAGCTGGGCCCTCCCCGGTGA